From a single Ailuropoda melanoleuca isolate Jingjing chromosome 12, ASM200744v2, whole genome shotgun sequence genomic region:
- the ALDH16A1 gene encoding aldehyde dehydrogenase family 16 member A1 isoform X1: protein MAATRTKPSAREIFTTLEYGPVPESHACALAWLDTQDRHLGHYVNGKWLKPEHRNSVPCQDPITGERLAICLQAQAEDVVAAVEAAGTAFENWSGLPGASRAQHLLRLAKMIQKHQRLLWTLESLVTGRAVREVRDGDVPLAQQLLQYHAVQAYTQEEVLAGWEPMGVIGLILSPTFSFLEMMWRICPALAVGCTVVVLVPPASPTPLLLAQLAGELGSFPGILNVISGPASLGPVLASQPGVQKVTFCGAIEEGRALRRTLAGKGAELGLALGAESLLMLTEAADVDSAVEGVVDAAWSDRSAGGLRLLIQESVWDETMRRLQERMARLRGGRGLDGAVDMGARGAAAHDLAQRYVREARSQGAQVFQAGAVPSDSPFFPPTLVSDLPPASPCTQAEVPWPVVVASPFRTAKEALAVANGTPRGASASVWSERLGQALELGYGLRVGTVWINAHGLRNAEVPTGGCKESGSSWSGGPDGLYEYLRPSGTPARLSYFSENLNYGTFGLAVPSTLPAGPEIGPSPATPYGLLIGGHFQAPGARSSRPIQDAQGNLHGYVAEGGAKDIRGAVEAAHQAAPGWVGQSPGARATLLWALATALERREAALTSRLERHGTELKDAKVEVELSARQLRAWGARAQAQGHVLQVAGLKGPVLRLREPLGVLAIVCPDEWPLLAFVSLLAAALAHGNTVVLVPSGACPIPALELCQDMAALLPAGLVNVVTGDRDHLTRCLALHQDVQALWYFGSAQGSQFVEWASAGNLKPVWVNRGCPWAWDQEAKGAGRELGLRAARTKALWLPMGD, encoded by the exons ATGGCTGCGACGCGTACAAAGCCCAGCGCCCGAGAGATCTTCACCACGCTGGAGTACGGACCGGTGCCTGAGAGCCACGCATGCGCACTG GCCTGGCTGGACACCCAGGACCGACACTTGGGTCACTATGTAAACGGAAAGTGGTTGAAGCCAGAACACAGGAACTCAGTGCCTTGCCAGGATCCCATCACAG GAGAGAGATTGGCCATTTGCCTCCAGGCACAGGCTGAGGATGTGGTGGCAGCCGTGGAGGCAGCAGGGACCGCGTTCGAGAACTGGAGTGGACTCCCTGGAGCCTCTCGGGCCCAGCATCTGCTCAG GCTGGCCAAAATGATCCAGAAACACCAGCGGCTCCTGTGGACCCTGGAGTCCCTGGTTACCGGGCGAGCCGTTCGAGAGGTTCGAGACGGGGATGTCCCACTGGCCCAGCAGCTGCTCCAGTACCATGCAGTCCAGGCATACACCCAGGAGGAGGTGCTAGCAGGCTGGGAGCCCATGG GAGTGATTGGTCTCATCTTGTCACCCACATTCTCCTTCCTTGAGATGATGTGGAGGATTTGCCCTGCCTTGGCTGTGG GCTGCACTGTGGTGGTCCTCGTACCCCCAGCCTCCCCGACACCCCTCCTCCTGGCCCAGCTGGCAGGGGAGCTAGGCTCGTTCCCAGGAATCCTCAATGTGATCAGTGGTCCTGCCTCCCTGGGCCCTGTCCTGGCCTCCCAGCCTGGAGTCCAGAAGGTGACCTTCTGTGGAGCCATCGAG GAAGGACGTGCCCTTCGGCGGACCCTGGCAGGCAAGGGTGCCGAGCTGGGCCTGGCACTGGGGGCCGAGTCGCTGCTCATGCTGACGGAGGCGGCGGACGTGGACTCGGCCGTGGAGGGCGTCGTGGACGCGGCCTGGTCTGACCGCAGCGCG GGGGGACTCAGGCTCCTCATCCAGGAGTCCGTGTGGGACGAGACGATGAGGCGGCTCCAGGAGCGGATGGCGCGGCTTCGGGGTGGTCGAGGACTGGATGGGGCCGTGGACATGGGGGCTCGAGGGGCTGCCGCACATGACCTGGCCCAGCGCTATGTGCGTGAGGCCCGGAGTCAGGGCGCACAG gtGTTCCAGGCTGGTGCTGTGCCTTCAGACAGCCCATTCTTCCCCCCAACTTTGGTCTCCGACCTGCCCCCGGCTTCCCCATGTACCCAGGCAGAG GTGCCCTGGCCCGTGGTCGTGGCCTCCCCATTCCGCACAGCTAAGGAGGCCCTGGCCGTGGCCAACGGGACCCCCCGAGGAGCCAGTGCCAGCGTGTGGAGCGAGAGACTAGGGCAGGCCTTGGAGCTGGGCTACGG gcTCCGGGTGGGCACGGTCTGGATCAATGCCCACGGCCTGCGAAACGCTGAAGTGCCCACAGGTGGCTGCAAGGAGAGTGGGTCGTCCTGGAGCGGGGGCCCTGAT GGTCTGTATGAGTATCTGCGGCCCTCAGGGACCCCCGCCCGGCTGTCTTACTTTTCTGAGAATCTGAACTATGGTACCTTTGGCCTTGCCGTCCCCTCAACTCTGCCAGCTGGCCCTGAAATAGGACCCAG CCCAGCAACCCCCTATGGGCTCTTGATCGGCGGCCATTTCCAAGCTCCTGGGGCCCGGAGCTCCAGACCCATCCAGGATGCGCAAGGCAATTTGCACGGCTATGTGGCGGAGGGCGGAGCCAAGGATATCCGAGGGGCTGTGGAGGCCGCTCACCAGGCCGCCCCTGG ctggGTGGGCCAGTCACCAGGGGCCCGGGCGACCCTGCTGTGGGCCCTGGCAACTGCCCTGGAGCGCCGGGAGGCTGCCCTCACTTCGAGGCTGGAGAGGCACGGCACAGAGCTCAAGGACGCCAAGGTAGAGGTGGAGCTGAGCGCGAGGCAGCTTCGGGCCTGGGGCGCCCGCGCGCAGGCCCAAGGCCACGTCTTGCAG GTGGCAGGGCTGAAAGGCCCTGTGCTCCGGCTGCGGGAGCCGCTGGGCGTGCTGGCCATTGTGTGCCCTGACGAATGGCCCCTGCTTGCTTTCGTGTCCCTGCTGGCCGCCGCCCTGGCCCACGGCAACACTGTGGTCTTGGTGCCCAGTGGGGCCTGTCCCATCCCCGCCCTGGAGCTCTGCCAG GATATGGCAGCCTTGTTGCCAGCAGGCCTGGTGAATGTGGTGACCGGTGACCGAGACCACCTGACCCGCTGCCTGGCCTTGCACCAGGATGTCCAGGCCCTGTGGTACTTCGGATCTGCTCAG GGCTCCCAGTTTGTGGAGTGGGCCTCAGCAGGAAACCTGAAGCCGGTGTGGGTGAACCGGGGCTGCCCTTGGGCCTGGGATCAGGAGGCCAAGGGGGCAGGCCGAGAGCTGGGGCTGCGGGCAGCACGGACCAAGGCCCTGTGGCTGCCCATGGGGGACTGA
- the PIH1D1 gene encoding PIH1 domain-containing protein 1 isoform X2 yields MADSKLLVPELREAEKMGAETARFEELLLQASKELQQAQTSRPESTQIQPQPGFCIKTNSPEGKVFINICHSPSIPPPADVTEDELLQMLEEDQAGFRIPMSLGEPHAELDAKGQGCTAYDVAVNSDFYRRMQNSDFLRELVVTIAREGLEDKYSLQLNPEWRMLKNRPFLGSISQQNIRSQQRPRIQELGNLYIPHSLRPEEGPEKPHLNLWLEAPDLLLAEIDLPKLDGALGLSLEIGENRLVIGGPQQLYHLDAYIPLRINSEESKAAFHWKRKQLMVAMPLLSVAS; encoded by the exons ATGGCGGACTCGAAGCTGCTGGTGCCGGAGCTACGCGAGGCAGAGAAGATGGGCGCTGAGACCGCGCGTTTTGAGGAGCTGCTGCTGCAG GCCTCCAAGGAGCTCCAGCAAGCCCAGACAAGCAGACCAGAATCTACACAGATCCAACCGCAACCTG GTTTCTGCATAAAGACCAACTCACCTGAAGGGAAGGTGTTCATCAATATCTGTCactctccttccatccctcctccGGCTGACGTGACTGAGGACGAGCTGCTTCAAATGCTGGAGGAAGACCAAGCTGGGTTTCGCATCCCCATGAGTCTGGGAGAGCCTCATGCTGAACTGGATGCAA AAGGCCAGGGTTGTACCGCCTACGACGTAGCTGTCAACAGCGACTTCTACCGGAGGATGCAG AACAGCGATTTCTTGCGAGAGCTGGTGGTCACCATTGCCAGGGAGGGCCTTGAGGACAAATACAGCCTGCAGCTGAATCCAG AGTGGCGCATGTTGAAGAACCGGCCTTTCCTGGGCTCCATCTCCCAGCAAAATATCCGCTCCCAGCAGCGTCCTCGGATCCAGGAGCTGGGAAACCTGTATATTCCTCACTCCCTGAGACCTGAGGAAGG CCCAGAGAAGCCTCACCTGAACCTTTGGCTAGAAGCCCCTGACCTCCTCTTGGCTGAAATTGACCTCCCCAAACTG GATGGAGCTCTGGGGCTGTCGCTGGAGATTGGGGAGAACCGCCTGGTGATAGGGGGCCCCCAGCAGCTGTACCATCTGGATGCCTATATCCCCCTGCGGATCAACTCTGAGGAGAGCAAGGCAGCCTTCCATTGGAAGAGAAAG CAATTGATGGTGGCCATGCCCCTTCTGTCTGTGGCTTCTTGA
- the ALDH16A1 gene encoding aldehyde dehydrogenase family 16 member A1 isoform X3, which translates to MAATRTKPSAREIFTTLEYGPVPESHACALAWLDTQDRHLGHYVNGKWLKPEHRNSVPCQDPITGERLAICLQAQAEDVVAAVEAAGTAFENWSGLPGASRAQHLLRLAKMIQKHQRLLWTLESLVTGRAVREVRDGDVPLAQQLLQYHAVQAYTQEEVLAGWEPMGVIGLILSPTFSFLEMMWRICPALAVGCTVVVLVPPASPTPLLLAQLAGELGSFPGILNVISGPASLGPVLASQPGVQKVTFCGAIEEGRALRRTLAGKGAELGLALGAESLLMLTEAADVDSAVEGVVDAAWSDRSAGGLRLLIQESVWDETMRRLQERMARLRGGRGLDGAVDMGARGAAAHDLAQRYVREARSQGAQVFQAGAVPSDSPFFPPTLVSDLPPASPCTQAEVPWPVVVASPFRTAKEALAVANGTPRGASASVWSERLGQALELGYGLRVGTVWINAHGLRNAEVPTGGCKESGSSWSGGPDGLYEYLRPSGTPARLSYFSENLNYGTFGLAVPSTLPAGPEIGPSWVGQSPGARATLLWALATALERREAALTSRLERHGTELKDAKVEVELSARQLRAWGARAQAQGHVLQVAGLKGPVLRLREPLGVLAIVCPDEWPLLAFVSLLAAALAHGNTVVLVPSGACPIPALELCQDMAALLPAGLVNVVTGDRDHLTRCLALHQDVQALWYFGSAQGSQFVEWASAGNLKPVWVNRGCPWAWDQEAKGAGRELGLRAARTKALWLPMGD; encoded by the exons ATGGCTGCGACGCGTACAAAGCCCAGCGCCCGAGAGATCTTCACCACGCTGGAGTACGGACCGGTGCCTGAGAGCCACGCATGCGCACTG GCCTGGCTGGACACCCAGGACCGACACTTGGGTCACTATGTAAACGGAAAGTGGTTGAAGCCAGAACACAGGAACTCAGTGCCTTGCCAGGATCCCATCACAG GAGAGAGATTGGCCATTTGCCTCCAGGCACAGGCTGAGGATGTGGTGGCAGCCGTGGAGGCAGCAGGGACCGCGTTCGAGAACTGGAGTGGACTCCCTGGAGCCTCTCGGGCCCAGCATCTGCTCAG GCTGGCCAAAATGATCCAGAAACACCAGCGGCTCCTGTGGACCCTGGAGTCCCTGGTTACCGGGCGAGCCGTTCGAGAGGTTCGAGACGGGGATGTCCCACTGGCCCAGCAGCTGCTCCAGTACCATGCAGTCCAGGCATACACCCAGGAGGAGGTGCTAGCAGGCTGGGAGCCCATGG GAGTGATTGGTCTCATCTTGTCACCCACATTCTCCTTCCTTGAGATGATGTGGAGGATTTGCCCTGCCTTGGCTGTGG GCTGCACTGTGGTGGTCCTCGTACCCCCAGCCTCCCCGACACCCCTCCTCCTGGCCCAGCTGGCAGGGGAGCTAGGCTCGTTCCCAGGAATCCTCAATGTGATCAGTGGTCCTGCCTCCCTGGGCCCTGTCCTGGCCTCCCAGCCTGGAGTCCAGAAGGTGACCTTCTGTGGAGCCATCGAG GAAGGACGTGCCCTTCGGCGGACCCTGGCAGGCAAGGGTGCCGAGCTGGGCCTGGCACTGGGGGCCGAGTCGCTGCTCATGCTGACGGAGGCGGCGGACGTGGACTCGGCCGTGGAGGGCGTCGTGGACGCGGCCTGGTCTGACCGCAGCGCG GGGGGACTCAGGCTCCTCATCCAGGAGTCCGTGTGGGACGAGACGATGAGGCGGCTCCAGGAGCGGATGGCGCGGCTTCGGGGTGGTCGAGGACTGGATGGGGCCGTGGACATGGGGGCTCGAGGGGCTGCCGCACATGACCTGGCCCAGCGCTATGTGCGTGAGGCCCGGAGTCAGGGCGCACAG gtGTTCCAGGCTGGTGCTGTGCCTTCAGACAGCCCATTCTTCCCCCCAACTTTGGTCTCCGACCTGCCCCCGGCTTCCCCATGTACCCAGGCAGAG GTGCCCTGGCCCGTGGTCGTGGCCTCCCCATTCCGCACAGCTAAGGAGGCCCTGGCCGTGGCCAACGGGACCCCCCGAGGAGCCAGTGCCAGCGTGTGGAGCGAGAGACTAGGGCAGGCCTTGGAGCTGGGCTACGG gcTCCGGGTGGGCACGGTCTGGATCAATGCCCACGGCCTGCGAAACGCTGAAGTGCCCACAGGTGGCTGCAAGGAGAGTGGGTCGTCCTGGAGCGGGGGCCCTGAT GGTCTGTATGAGTATCTGCGGCCCTCAGGGACCCCCGCCCGGCTGTCTTACTTTTCTGAGAATCTGAACTATGGTACCTTTGGCCTTGCCGTCCCCTCAACTCTGCCAGCTGGCCCTGAAATAGGACCCAG ctggGTGGGCCAGTCACCAGGGGCCCGGGCGACCCTGCTGTGGGCCCTGGCAACTGCCCTGGAGCGCCGGGAGGCTGCCCTCACTTCGAGGCTGGAGAGGCACGGCACAGAGCTCAAGGACGCCAAGGTAGAGGTGGAGCTGAGCGCGAGGCAGCTTCGGGCCTGGGGCGCCCGCGCGCAGGCCCAAGGCCACGTCTTGCAG GTGGCAGGGCTGAAAGGCCCTGTGCTCCGGCTGCGGGAGCCGCTGGGCGTGCTGGCCATTGTGTGCCCTGACGAATGGCCCCTGCTTGCTTTCGTGTCCCTGCTGGCCGCCGCCCTGGCCCACGGCAACACTGTGGTCTTGGTGCCCAGTGGGGCCTGTCCCATCCCCGCCCTGGAGCTCTGCCAG GATATGGCAGCCTTGTTGCCAGCAGGCCTGGTGAATGTGGTGACCGGTGACCGAGACCACCTGACCCGCTGCCTGGCCTTGCACCAGGATGTCCAGGCCCTGTGGTACTTCGGATCTGCTCAG GGCTCCCAGTTTGTGGAGTGGGCCTCAGCAGGAAACCTGAAGCCGGTGTGGGTGAACCGGGGCTGCCCTTGGGCCTGGGATCAGGAGGCCAAGGGGGCAGGCCGAGAGCTGGGGCTGCGGGCAGCACGGACCAAGGCCCTGTGGCTGCCCATGGGGGACTGA
- the ALDH16A1 gene encoding aldehyde dehydrogenase family 16 member A1 isoform X2 — MAATRTKPSAREIFTTLEYGPVPESHACALAWLDTQDRHLGHYVNGKWLKPEHRNSVPCQDPITGERLAICLQAQAEDVVAAVEAAGTAFENWSGLPGASRAQHLLRLAKMIQKHQRLLWTLESLVTGRAVREVRDGDVPLAQQLLQYHAVQAYTQEEVLAGWEPMGVIGLILSPTFSFLEMMWRICPALAVGCTVVVLVPPASPTPLLLAQLAGELGSFPGILNVISGPASLGPVLASQPGVQKVTFCGAIEEGRALRRTLAGKGAELGLALGAESLLMLTEAADVDSAVEGVVDAAWSDRSAGGLRLLIQESVWDETMRRLQERMARLRGGRGLDGAVDMGARGAAAHDLAQRYVREARSQGAQVFQAGAVPSDSPFFPPTLVSDLPPASPCTQAEVPWPVVVASPFRTAKEALAVANGTPRGASASVWSERLGQALELGYGLRVGTVWINAHGLRNAEVPTGGCKESGSSWSGGPDGLYEYLRPSGTPARLSYFSENLNYGTFGLAVPSTLPAGPEIGPSPATPYGLLIGGHFQAPGARSSRPIQDAQGNLHGYVAEGGAKDIRGAVEAAHQAAPGWVGQSPGARATLLWALATALERREAALTSRLERHGTELKDAKVEVELSARQLRAWGARAQAQGHVLQVAGLKGPVLRLREPLGVLAIVCPDEWPLLAFVSLLAAALAHGNTVVLVPSGACPIPALELCQDMAALLPAGLVNVVTGDRDHLTRCLALHQDVQALWYFGSAQDPWCAGIN, encoded by the exons ATGGCTGCGACGCGTACAAAGCCCAGCGCCCGAGAGATCTTCACCACGCTGGAGTACGGACCGGTGCCTGAGAGCCACGCATGCGCACTG GCCTGGCTGGACACCCAGGACCGACACTTGGGTCACTATGTAAACGGAAAGTGGTTGAAGCCAGAACACAGGAACTCAGTGCCTTGCCAGGATCCCATCACAG GAGAGAGATTGGCCATTTGCCTCCAGGCACAGGCTGAGGATGTGGTGGCAGCCGTGGAGGCAGCAGGGACCGCGTTCGAGAACTGGAGTGGACTCCCTGGAGCCTCTCGGGCCCAGCATCTGCTCAG GCTGGCCAAAATGATCCAGAAACACCAGCGGCTCCTGTGGACCCTGGAGTCCCTGGTTACCGGGCGAGCCGTTCGAGAGGTTCGAGACGGGGATGTCCCACTGGCCCAGCAGCTGCTCCAGTACCATGCAGTCCAGGCATACACCCAGGAGGAGGTGCTAGCAGGCTGGGAGCCCATGG GAGTGATTGGTCTCATCTTGTCACCCACATTCTCCTTCCTTGAGATGATGTGGAGGATTTGCCCTGCCTTGGCTGTGG GCTGCACTGTGGTGGTCCTCGTACCCCCAGCCTCCCCGACACCCCTCCTCCTGGCCCAGCTGGCAGGGGAGCTAGGCTCGTTCCCAGGAATCCTCAATGTGATCAGTGGTCCTGCCTCCCTGGGCCCTGTCCTGGCCTCCCAGCCTGGAGTCCAGAAGGTGACCTTCTGTGGAGCCATCGAG GAAGGACGTGCCCTTCGGCGGACCCTGGCAGGCAAGGGTGCCGAGCTGGGCCTGGCACTGGGGGCCGAGTCGCTGCTCATGCTGACGGAGGCGGCGGACGTGGACTCGGCCGTGGAGGGCGTCGTGGACGCGGCCTGGTCTGACCGCAGCGCG GGGGGACTCAGGCTCCTCATCCAGGAGTCCGTGTGGGACGAGACGATGAGGCGGCTCCAGGAGCGGATGGCGCGGCTTCGGGGTGGTCGAGGACTGGATGGGGCCGTGGACATGGGGGCTCGAGGGGCTGCCGCACATGACCTGGCCCAGCGCTATGTGCGTGAGGCCCGGAGTCAGGGCGCACAG gtGTTCCAGGCTGGTGCTGTGCCTTCAGACAGCCCATTCTTCCCCCCAACTTTGGTCTCCGACCTGCCCCCGGCTTCCCCATGTACCCAGGCAGAG GTGCCCTGGCCCGTGGTCGTGGCCTCCCCATTCCGCACAGCTAAGGAGGCCCTGGCCGTGGCCAACGGGACCCCCCGAGGAGCCAGTGCCAGCGTGTGGAGCGAGAGACTAGGGCAGGCCTTGGAGCTGGGCTACGG gcTCCGGGTGGGCACGGTCTGGATCAATGCCCACGGCCTGCGAAACGCTGAAGTGCCCACAGGTGGCTGCAAGGAGAGTGGGTCGTCCTGGAGCGGGGGCCCTGAT GGTCTGTATGAGTATCTGCGGCCCTCAGGGACCCCCGCCCGGCTGTCTTACTTTTCTGAGAATCTGAACTATGGTACCTTTGGCCTTGCCGTCCCCTCAACTCTGCCAGCTGGCCCTGAAATAGGACCCAG CCCAGCAACCCCCTATGGGCTCTTGATCGGCGGCCATTTCCAAGCTCCTGGGGCCCGGAGCTCCAGACCCATCCAGGATGCGCAAGGCAATTTGCACGGCTATGTGGCGGAGGGCGGAGCCAAGGATATCCGAGGGGCTGTGGAGGCCGCTCACCAGGCCGCCCCTGG ctggGTGGGCCAGTCACCAGGGGCCCGGGCGACCCTGCTGTGGGCCCTGGCAACTGCCCTGGAGCGCCGGGAGGCTGCCCTCACTTCGAGGCTGGAGAGGCACGGCACAGAGCTCAAGGACGCCAAGGTAGAGGTGGAGCTGAGCGCGAGGCAGCTTCGGGCCTGGGGCGCCCGCGCGCAGGCCCAAGGCCACGTCTTGCAG GTGGCAGGGCTGAAAGGCCCTGTGCTCCGGCTGCGGGAGCCGCTGGGCGTGCTGGCCATTGTGTGCCCTGACGAATGGCCCCTGCTTGCTTTCGTGTCCCTGCTGGCCGCCGCCCTGGCCCACGGCAACACTGTGGTCTTGGTGCCCAGTGGGGCCTGTCCCATCCCCGCCCTGGAGCTCTGCCAG GATATGGCAGCCTTGTTGCCAGCAGGCCTGGTGAATGTGGTGACCGGTGACCGAGACCACCTGACCCGCTGCCTGGCCTTGCACCAGGATGTCCAGGCCCTGTGGTACTTCGGATCTGCTCAG GATCCGTGGTGTGCTGGTATAAACTAA
- the RPL13A gene encoding 60S ribosomal protein L13a, producing MAEGQVLVLDGRGHLLGRLAAIVAKQVLLGRKVVVVRCEGINISGNFYRNKLKYLAFLRKRMNTNPSRGPYHFRAPSRIFWRTVRGMLPHKTKRGQAALDRLKVFDGIPPPYDKKKRMVVPAALKVVRLKPTRKFAYLGRLAHEVGWKYQAVTATLEEKRKEKAKIHYRKKKQLMRLRKQAEKNVEKKIDKYTEVLKTHGLLV from the exons ATGGCGGAGGGGCAG GTCCTGGTGCTCGATGGCCGAGGCCATCTCCTGGGCCGCCTGGCGGCCATCGTGGCCAAACAGGTGCTTCTGG gTCGGAAGGTTGTAGTCGTGCGCTGTGAGGGCATTAACATTTCTGGCAACTTCTACAGAAACAAGT TGAAGTACCTGGCCTTCCTCCGCAAGCGCATGAACACCAACCCATCCCGTGGCCCCTACCACTTCCGAGCACCCAGCCGCATCTTTTGGCGGACAGTGCGAG GCATGCTGCCCCACAAGACCAAGCGAGGCCAGGCTGCTCTGGACCGCCTCAAGGTGTTCGATGGGATCCCACCACCCTACGACAAG AAAAAGCGGATGGTGGTTCCTGCTGCCCTTAAGGTGGTGCGCCTGAAGCCCACGCGGAAG tttgcttacctggggcgcctggctcacGAGGTTGGCTGGAAGTACCAGGCAGTAACAGCCACcctggaggagaagagaaaggagaaggccAAGATCCATTACCGGAAGAAGAAGCAGCTCATG AGGCTACGGAAACAGGCCGAAAAGAACGTGGAGAAGAAAATTGACAAATACACAGAGGTCCTCAAGACCCATGGACTCCTGGTCTGA
- the PIH1D1 gene encoding PIH1 domain-containing protein 1 isoform X1: MLEDPVGPGAPHDGSSEEPRAMADSKLLVPELREAEKMGAETARFEELLLQASKELQQAQTSRPESTQIQPQPGFCIKTNSPEGKVFINICHSPSIPPPADVTEDELLQMLEEDQAGFRIPMSLGEPHAELDAKGQGCTAYDVAVNSDFYRRMQNSDFLRELVVTIAREGLEDKYSLQLNPEWRMLKNRPFLGSISQQNIRSQQRPRIQELGNLYIPHSLRPEEGPEKPHLNLWLEAPDLLLAEIDLPKLDGALGLSLEIGENRLVIGGPQQLYHLDAYIPLRINSEESKAAFHWKRKQLMVAMPLLSVAS, from the exons ATGCTAGAAGACCCTGTGGGACCAGGAGCGCCCCATGACGGGAGTTCTGAGGAGCCTAG GGCCATGGCGGACTCGAAGCTGCTGGTGCCGGAGCTACGCGAGGCAGAGAAGATGGGCGCTGAGACCGCGCGTTTTGAGGAGCTGCTGCTGCAG GCCTCCAAGGAGCTCCAGCAAGCCCAGACAAGCAGACCAGAATCTACACAGATCCAACCGCAACCTG GTTTCTGCATAAAGACCAACTCACCTGAAGGGAAGGTGTTCATCAATATCTGTCactctccttccatccctcctccGGCTGACGTGACTGAGGACGAGCTGCTTCAAATGCTGGAGGAAGACCAAGCTGGGTTTCGCATCCCCATGAGTCTGGGAGAGCCTCATGCTGAACTGGATGCAA AAGGCCAGGGTTGTACCGCCTACGACGTAGCTGTCAACAGCGACTTCTACCGGAGGATGCAG AACAGCGATTTCTTGCGAGAGCTGGTGGTCACCATTGCCAGGGAGGGCCTTGAGGACAAATACAGCCTGCAGCTGAATCCAG AGTGGCGCATGTTGAAGAACCGGCCTTTCCTGGGCTCCATCTCCCAGCAAAATATCCGCTCCCAGCAGCGTCCTCGGATCCAGGAGCTGGGAAACCTGTATATTCCTCACTCCCTGAGACCTGAGGAAGG CCCAGAGAAGCCTCACCTGAACCTTTGGCTAGAAGCCCCTGACCTCCTCTTGGCTGAAATTGACCTCCCCAAACTG GATGGAGCTCTGGGGCTGTCGCTGGAGATTGGGGAGAACCGCCTGGTGATAGGGGGCCCCCAGCAGCTGTACCATCTGGATGCCTATATCCCCCTGCGGATCAACTCTGAGGAGAGCAAGGCAGCCTTCCATTGGAAGAGAAAG CAATTGATGGTGGCCATGCCCCTTCTGTCTGTGGCTTCTTGA